TGCGAGAGATGTTCTTAATATTTTCGATTCAAATGCAGTTCTTGTAGAAGAGTTGATCTTCGATCCAGTTGGAGATCCTATCTTCGATGATTATAACGATGTTGACGACCCAGAGGTAGATCTAAAGTCAGAGTCATACTTGGCTGAATCAGTGTTTGATTATTATCCGGAAGATATAGAGGATTTTCTATTAGAACAAGTTGTTGGTGTGGAAAAACCTACAAAATTTGTAGCTAAAGAAAGATTTCGTCAAAGACTTGTCGTAGAGATACAACATGTGGAGTTTATTATTCCAGAATGGCTTGACGACCCACGTGGAAAATGCTCTTTATTAATATTGTTTCTGAATTTAATAAAGAGTTTAAAGTGTCATGAGTTGGAGGATTGTTCTTTTGTTGCAATGACAACGATTGAAAAATCCAGAGTTTTCTTATTGCAATTCTTTAAaactcgaggtcgagttttctccaataaGGGGAGAATGATGCAGATTGAGACTGTGATAtttctcttaaatattttattttggtattttagaaaatcaattgtttgtaaatcaattagtattatttttctaggagtctagtatctttttaagtatttgtttgctattagaagtgtctagagtttcgtttaatttactatttaaggttgtaaccctattgaggaatttcagttttgagtctttgattgaataaaattaagagacggctaatcttttccaattctttggtattcgctagaataaacaaagttttgaagccttaaatctggtattcatGTGttgaatcaacagatttaagtaaacttgttcctggtattcgtgtgtcgaatcaacaggtccaagtacgTGTTCTTTTCACCACACCgcgctgcatcagttggtatcggagccgctCAGGAACAGTATGCTGCCACGGAGAGGACGTGGTGGAAGAGGCCGTGGTGCCAACGACCTGGAGGATGTGGACCGACTTACCCAGCAAGTGGAACGTTTAACCCGGCAGGTGGAAACGTTAATGCTTCAGCAAGGTCATCCCGAGGAAGACGACGAGGAGGGAAATCCCATCAACCCGTTAGTGGAAGAAGATTATGTCGATGACGCACAATACAACGTCCCACGTGAGAACAAGCGGTGGGATACTGGGCTGAGAATTGATATCCCAGAATTTCATGGTAGTCTACAACCATAAGACTTTCTTGACTGGCTAAACTCGGTAGAAGAAGTATTAGAGTTCAAGGAAGTCCCCGAGAATAAAAGGGTTCCCCTGGTAGCAACGCGCTTTCGTGGACGTGCTTCGGCATGGTGGCAACAATTAAAAACAACGCGCCTACGACAAGGTAAGGAGAAGATCACAACTTGGAATAAATTGAGAAAACATATGCGCGCTACGTTCCTACCTCCTAATTATTCTAAGTTAGTATACCAACAACTTCAAAATTGTAGACAAGGTGCTCGTACAGTTGACGAATATACCACTGAGTTTTACGAATTGTTGGCCCGAAGTGATATTAATGAGACTGATGAACAGTTGGCCTCTCGGTACACTGGAGGTCTGAGAACGCAACTACAAGACACAGTAAATCTCTTTGATCCCTTCTCTGTGGCTGAAGCATATCAAAGGGCAAAACAACTGGAAAAACAAATGTCTCGAAGAACTATCGGTGGCAGTAACAGTAGTGGGCAGGGGTCAAGCAGTGGTCCAGGAGTGTGGGGTACAACCGCAACCCCACAACGCGCATCAATGTCTCACCCTGTTGTGCCTAAAGCACCTTCAAGCGCTCCGCAAGGTAGAGCCCAAACAACAGGTCCAAGTACATGTTCTTTCCACCACGCCGCGCTGCATCAGTGGAAGAGGCCGTGGTGCCAACGACCTGGAGGATGTGGACCGACTTACCCAGCAAGTGGAACGTTTAACCCGGCAGGTGGAAACGTTAATGCTTCAGCAAGGTCATCCCGAGGAAGACGACGAGGAGGGAAATCCCATCAACCCGTTAGTGGAAGAAGATTATGTCGATGACGCACAATACAACGTCCCACGTGAGAACAAGCGGTGGGATACTGGGCTGAGAATTGATATCCCAGAATTTCATGGTAGTCTACAACCATAAGACTTTCTTGACTGGCTAAACTCGGTAGAAGAAGTATTAGAGTTCAAGGAAGTCCCCGAGAATAAAAGGGTTCCCCTGGTAGCAACGCGCTTTCGTGgaacaaagaattggaaaagactagccgtctcttaattttattcaatcaaagactcaaaactgaaattcctcaatgagggttacaaccttaaatagtaaactaaacgaaaccctagacacctctaataggaaacaaatacttaaaaagatactagactcctagaaaataatactaattgatttacaaataaTTGATTtactaaaataccaaaataaaatatttatcagaaatatttcCATCTGCATTAGTATCTATCAACGTCAAGAATTATCACATGCACAATAACTATGCACATCAATTTTACACGGGGTAATAGCACTTTTGAATACTGAATAATTTGACCAATTTCAACTCgggaactcatttttcaaacgtttcaagttgagtatccaaattttaaatttgtgtCAAACTACTCACACGGGCAATTTTCCATCATTTTGGGCAGACGACTTTCCTACACGgcattaacaaattaaaaaaaaaatatgtggcaataaaaataatttaaaaaaagagagtatcAAAACCCTCTGTCTTGCGCTCTCATCCTCGATCTCTAATCCTCTTCTTCATCTACCTCTCAACCTTGTTACTTATCTCTTTTCATCTCTTCTCACCCTCCCATGGAGACACAGATCTTCAACTTGAGCGGGTCATTGTGATTGCTTGCAAGTTCTGTTCTTGAAACCCTATAATTCTTCGTTGATCTCTCTGTGCCTCAAGGAATTGAAAGCCCCACAGAACCATCCTGCTTCTCTTCCCTCCCTTGTGGTGCTGAACTTTCACAAAGCCCCCATGGAACCATCCTGCCAGAGAGGGAAAATGaggatatccaaaaaaattatttattcaaaGAACATACAAAAAAGCAAAGAAGAGAACGAGAAAGGTACGAGAATCCACTTCAAGCTAGAACAAAAGAGAAATGAGATCTTGTTTCAAATCACGGGTCTCTTATATGACTCTTCTGTTGGAGAAATATGGTAGGATTGGTTGTGATTGCAACAAAACTTGTACAAAACTAGTGCTTCAAGGCGCGTAGTCGCTTTCCTTAAGACAGTATTTGCCCCCCACCAAATGGTTGCACTAGGTTACAGCAAATCCGCCTCCAGGATACAATGAAGCTTGGTCTATGGACCACCTTCTTCTTGGTGCAATGGCAGTAGAAGGTCAGAGtactttgagaataatcaagagaaagaaagatacttGTCTTTCGATTTCTGCAGCAAtagaaaaacaatagaaaactTTATGAAGAGAGAATGGGAGAAAGTTGATCGAAAAATTGGATGCTCAAATGGTTGGAGAataactctatttatagagtttgTGGTAACTCTTCACATAGGACATGTCTTTACAATGAATGATCATGTCCTTACATGAATGATCATGTTCTTACAACGAATGATCATGTCTTTACAATGGTGACTCTTCTTTTAGGACACCATAAAAGGACATATCTTTACAATATGAAGAGTTGCCtccaaaccaaataaaaacatgtcttttaaaatgaaagtgtatgttaaaaagtcatgtcttttcaaaacaaaaatcaaaataattttgaaaaatctctaaCATCCTCTCTCATCACTTATTGAACTCAGTGGAGTCTCTTAATTTTGACATGGTTTCATGCTGAACTTGGCTTTATGCTTTTGACATGATTTCTGCAATTCTTGGATCTGCCTTTGAATCTCCATGGAAGGCAATACATGCTCCCCATCACGTGTCGATCCTCGGATCCATAGTCAGATCCAGTAGAAACATCCTTGCCTACGACATGTTGCACAACAGGAAACGATGGCGGTGCATCCTGAAATTTCGTCGGCGGAACCGCCTAGAGAGAGCAGATGTGCCTTCGAGAGGGTACAGAACCAGTAgaatttttggttttggttttgattttttttcttttttgttattttcttgtgttattatatttttaaaaaatatataaatcatatCCAAGTCAccaagccacataagcaaaacttGTTGAATTTGACTTTTTAATGCCATGTGGGAAAGTTGACTGCTCGAAATGGCAACAAACTGCCCGTGTGAGTGGTTTGACACAAATTTATAATTTGGACACCCAATTTGAAAAGTTTGAAAAATTGATCCTCGAGTTGAATTGGGTCAAATTATTCAATACCCAAAAGTGTTATTACCCCAATTTCACACACTTAAAATCCAATCATAGATACAGAGGGTCCCACACCAAATGTGTGGTCCCCCAgttatgttgtgctttattgCCGTCATTGAATTTCAAGTACGTAAAGTTGGTGTACATGTGATAATTCatctatacattatatatagcTTGAGAGTAATCACATGATGCAGTGGCACCATGGTGAGTCTGGTGTGGCATCAACATTAATCAAATCAGTTCAACTTCATAAGCGTTGGGCAATGATTCGAGTCCATGGGCCACAATAGTTTTAGGATTCAGTTAGGCCCCCAGACAAGGATGGGCTGCATTTTATTGGGCTGGTAAAGTACGTGGGTGAGGCTGCAAAATTGTGGTGCTCGCAAGGTCAAATTCGGCAGTTAACATGCGCCCCTTCCTTCAACAGTCATCAGTCATCAGCCATCGGTAGGCGGTAGCTTTATTTTTCCATTTTACACGGACATCGAGCAAGAAAGCGTAGAAGGGTTTTTATTTTGGCGGTATTTGCAGAGACAGAAACGATGCCTTGCCTGAACCTTTCAACTAACGTAAACTTGGATGGTGTTGACACCTCCTCCATACTCTCTGAGGCCACCTCCACCGTCGCCAAAATCATCGGCAAACCCGAGGCGGTGAGAATCCCTCCCCTACTCTCTATATCAATTTGTGTGTATATGCGTGTATTTGTCTCATCAACCTGCATGTTTAGCGTTTGAACTcgattttattttcattctttgaaattgttgtgtcgtaattgtattttatttctgGTTTCGAGTCGTATTATCTGTGTTCAGCGTTTTTATAGCTAATTTGCGACATTGAACTCTTAATAACCTGAAATAGTGAATTATTAAGTGAGGAATTACTGGCTAGTGCCTGTGAGTCGAGTATTTGTTGCCTGATATTTCGATGCAATAGGTGTAGCTGGGGCTATTTTGCAAATTTATGGATCCATACGCTCTCCTTTGGTACTAGGTATTTAGGGCTTGCCCGTTTAGGGTGTTGGGTCGGGAGGGGTTGGGGagtgttgggaggtgttggatTTTTAAATATAACATTTGTTTTGAGATGTAGAGAGGTTTTGTCCCAACTGTCCCGAACGCTTGAAACAGTCAAGGGTTGAGAGGTGTTCGGGACTAACACCTCTTAACCCAACACCCCTGAACGGCTCAAACGGGCGAGCCCTTAATGTGTGCCTTAGCTGATTTTTGTGCCGCTTTCTGCTAGTAATTACTAATGAATCTTTTGGAAGAGGGAGGGGAGGCAAGGAGAAGGGAGGAAAGTTGGGGGTACAACTCTCATTCATCGGGAGTTCTACCTCTACCATCTCCTATTAGCCATAATATGTTGCCCGCCTAAGTGGGGGAAAATGGAAGGGAACAAAATGTGTATTGCATTTATGTTTCTAATTCCAAAGTTCTCATGCCACCAGTTAGTACATCGTCAAACAATTGATGAAAAttactcggttgaacaagctatatgtTCTCAATTTGTCTGATTAGACTCTTAGCATCTGTTTGGTTTGCCATATTGGAATACTGTTCACAGCTGACTACGAAGTCTTCAATGGAAACACCATATAGCAAACTATGGGAAGCCTAATAGAGTGCTATAATTATTCCTTCATAAAGGGCTCATGTCATATCTCAGTAGAATTTGGAAAACTCTGATTGTGTTTCACCTTAAAAGTTCTATGCAATGAAATGCATTCTAAAATTGCAAGCATTACCCGGTTAATTCTAACTGCAGTTATTGTAACTCATTGTGCAATGAGCCTATAGTTCATTTCAATCATATATGACTTATTCATTGGCGTTAGTCTAGGTAGAGACGCATTCTCTATCAGGGATTAAGAACCAGGATTTAGCTAAAATAGAATGTAATCTTGGTTTTTCACACTGAAGcgctttcattattttttctaaGAAGTGTTGATTGCTTGGGATAATACATTGCTACTTTACTTGTAACTGTAAATATTTATGTTTGTTTGGTGCAGTACGTAATGGTTGTTTTGAAGGGATCAGTGCCCATGTCATTTGGTGGCTCTGTGGAGCCTGCAGCCTATGGCGAGTTGGTGTCCATTGGAGGCCTTACTCCTGATGTGAACAAGAAATTGAGTGCTGCAATTGCCTTAATTCTTGAGACCAAGTTATCAGTGCCCAAATCTCGATATTTCCTCAAGTTTTATGACACAAAGGCAAgccatttatattttttggttaatttaaAAGATGGGCTGTTGTCATGCACTCATGTATTCTCATTGCATTCTTCCTGTTTGTTTAGGCCCATCAGAGCCAAGAACATGCACAGTGTTTGCATGCTTTACACCAGCATTAGATAATGTAATTAAATCTTCACTGATTTAACTTTGAGCATAGCCATTGTCAGTTTTTCTCGCAATACCAGTTTTATGTTTACTATTTTGGTTATGCCCATTGTAGCACTCATTTTATGGAACTCTGCTACTCACTATCATTGCACATGGTGCTGATGCCTCTCTTATTTTGCAGGGTTCAAATTTTGGATGGAATGGGTCCACCTTCTAAATCAAGCACATTTTCATGGGAACTTGATGCTATGCCACCTGATATCTATATGGTGTTTTGTGATCGTAAAAACTTggtaatattaaaatatattgtcATTTTCATGTTGTTTAGGGATATGAAACTTGTTTGATCGAGTATGCATTATTGAATGTTGTCTTATGGTGGAAATTAATGTTGACTGGGTAATTGATATAATTGAACATGTTGCATGATTAAGTTTAGGATTATGATGCCATCATGTTGACATCTAATTTACTGCTTAAGTGTCATCGAGAGAATTAGCTATTATTTGACCTGCCTTGCGATGTAAGTAGGAAATCATATAGAATACTTGTGCATTCTTGTTCATTTATCACTCGTGCTTCTTGTCCTTCTATCCCTTTTTCGCCATTTACCATGCATTATGACCACGAATGGTACAAATTCTTCACCAAACACTCCCTTGCTGGtaggtggttttttttttctttttttttttttgctgaggCTGCAAAATACAGAATTTTAATGGCATGTTAGGGTGAGGATCATGGTGTTGCTCTTGTGCACACAGCTAGAGGTTGAAAAAGGCTTTTTTTCCCTGGTAGGATATGAAGGGTATTCTACTTTCCTTTTGAAGGACTTGCTAATTTTTGCCATGCTTGTTAACCCTGTCTACCTGAGCTTTGTTTGTTGTAGAATCTGGAGAATATTTTGTCTTTATTCTTTGAGGCACAACATTCCCTCCAGTTTGAACTGGTTTTATCCTGAAATTTTCCGTTTGTATTTGAAGATGTCGAATGGTATTATTCTTGTGAGTTGCGACTGCAATGAAGTTAGATACAGATGCCTCTGCTTTTATCATGGCTGAAATGGTTGGACTATGTAATGGACGTGGTGCTTTGCCACAAGATTGAGATGGCTTGCAAAAATTTCAACTGAAAATCTCAGAAATTGGGTCTTAAAACAGTCTAGATTGGGCTGGGCCTCGTAAAATATGAGGGAGACTGCTCTCCTTTTCCTTTACTCTTTATAAGGGTGATCATTGTGAGATTACATTAGTCACGGATTAGCTGATCATAAGCTCGATGATCTTGGTTGAGCTAGCTTACGAAGTTTAGAAGAGTTCGATTGTCCAGTGAAAAGAGATGCAATACATTATGCTAGGACTTCGGCTTTGTTGTAGATCTATTTGGGTTTGAAATGGTCCAAAAGCTCAGCCCAGATTTAAAGCTGCAGGCCCATAACTTCTCTCTCCTGACCAGAGATTCCGTGGACGACGAAGTTGGCAAGAGTGAGTAGCATTTAACCATTCTTAGCACTTTCCTACATTTACGATTCTCTCCGCATATTAACACAACACCAAACAACAAAGCAATCAATCCTCTTCGATCTATAGACCCCCACGAGTACCAGGATGTCTGCTCCTTCTCCTCCCGTCCTTCCAATCTCTAACAACCCACCCACCACCGGCACGACCACTGTTCCGGTCGCCGCCGTCACCACCACTACCTCCACCCAGTCCCAGCCGCCAATTCAAACCCCCGCGTTCCGTGCCTATATTTCTAAGCTCTACGAGTCCATCCGCAGCGGTTTTTCCCAGAGGCGCCCCTGGTCGGAGCTTCTCGACCGTTCCGCCTTCTCCAAACCTGAGTCCGTCGGAGATGCTTCCCTTCGTATCCGCAAGAACTACTCTTATTTCCGCGTCAATTATCTGGCAGTAGTCACTGTGATTTTAGCATTTTCTCTTTTGTCCCACCCTTTCTCCCTTCTGCTTCTGCTCGGCCTTCTCTCGTCCTGGGTTTTTCTCTACCTGCTCCGACCCTCTGACCAGCCACTCAACCTCCTTGGCCGTACCTTCAGCAATCGTGAGACTCTCGGGATCCTTATTCTGCTCAGCGTCTTCGTCATCTTCCTCACAAGCGTTGGATCTGTGCTTATATCTGCCTTCATGGTCGGTGTGGCACTCGTGTGCGCTCACGGGTCGTTCAGGGTTCCTGAGGACATGTTTTTGGATGAACAAGagcctgctgccactggatTCCTCTCCTTCCTCGGTGGGGCTGCCTCCAATGCCGTCACGGCTGCCGCTCCTGCTGTTGCTGCCGCTCGTGTTTGAGGAGATTTGGGTGGTGTAATTTCATTGGATCTGTGGATCGGGTGATTCAGGATCTTGTTGGCTGGGTATACGTATACCTCAAAATTTCTAATTTTTgatatacaaaataaaaaataaaagtaaaaatacTTAGGTTTGGGAACATATGTAGGTATATCTTCTTTATGCTCTTCTGAATAGGATTCTATACATCACAAGTATTGGATCTATAGATTCTTTTCCTTCATTTGATTACAAGATACAGTGTAATATGATCTCATTGATAATGAGTTAACATTGATATCTCATTTCATATTGTCCATAATATGAATGAATAGTGCACAATTTCCAGGCTTGGTTATGTCACGTTACTTCGGATCTTGTGCGTAGAAATTGGTTGTTCATGATTGGCTATGAATTCAAATGTTATTGGATATTGCATAAGGAATTTTTTAATCCTATGTATGTTGTATGCGATCCATGTAGATTTGCAGgtcttttttcttattattcgtctcgtgtttgaatttgttttaaattgGTTGTATGTTGGCTTAGAATTGATTGATCCATTGGTATCGATTGCTTGTCTTTCATAATGCTTGCAATATTCAAGTCCAGAGTCAGGTGATTAGTGTTTGCACATTATTGTATCCATTTCTATGTTACAAAGCTAGTAGAAGGCTAGTAAAGAAGATAGATGATATTTGTTTCCGGAGAAGATGCATGTTAATTCTTGTATTGCCTTCAATCTATATCTAGTTGATTGACTATAGATTAAAAATCAACTTTTCAATCTAGGTTATGATGTTTATGTGCCATATGTTGATTTCCACAGATGAGGCTAGTAAAGACGATAGATGATATTGTTTCTTCCGCAGTCTCTCATATAGGGTGGCTTTAACTGTGATGGGCCTTGCAAGACATGTTTCTCCTTGATACAATTAGCGTTCGAGGCATCATGGGAATGATCTTTTTGACTGATGACTGACATTTTCTTTACATTTCTTTGATATGCATGATAACAACTTTTAGTTTGTAACAGTATTGCAGGAACTTTCATGCTTTATCCTGTTTATTCCGTCTGGCATTGAATCCAATGTTGCATGTTCACATCATTCTGTGTTGGTAGGATGGTACGATGGAGCTTTAATCATTACTTAGAGCTGCATCCACCCAACAGTGATGGGATGAATCTCTTTGACTCGAAATCATTTGTTTAATAATCTACATATGTTCTTATTGGATGTGCTGcaacttttatctttttgttattGGGCTTGTAGTTGTAGTTTTACCTTGAAGCATTGAAAACTGAAGAAGTGACTCGCACTATTGATTCATGTAGGTAGGTATTATAAGCCTGATTTTATTGCTCATTTAAAAATTGGCAGGATGTTGCATTTAATCGTTAGATGGAAAATGACTGGTTTTCTGTGTATCGACAAGGCGTTGTTTATGAGAGAACAACATGCTGGGTATTTGCATGTTCGATCTATTTCTCATAATGGTAACTTTGATAGAAAACCGTAGGCAGCAAACTGTCATTTGAATTACAGAAGATTCCTGAACTCCCTAGAAAGATGGTTATATGTGGCGTATTTGGGTTAGAGCATGTCAAATGGattatccttttttatttttatagctTTTAACGGGTTATCTATATCCTTacttatttttggtttttattctTTGGAAACTCAAATTTAGGATACGCCTCATGTTACCCAAATCaacttaataatttttattcGTTTGATGTGGAGTAGTGCTAGAAAGTTGGTAATCTAAttagattttagatttttacTTAAAATGAAGTAGGGTTGGATATGCTTTAAAACAAGTGAGACGTAGTAACGCTTAATGAGTTAATGTTGACGATTGGGTTTAGCAACCCTGCAATGAGGTGTCGGTGGTCAGTTGCCAGCCCATTATTCCAGTGGCAAGCTCGTAATTTTTAACTGTAAAGGCAAAGATCATGCCCCATGAAATAGAGCCGTTGGGAATGGGACCCTCTGCAGGTAAGACTTGGTCCAGTTCATAACCGTTTAGGACATACATGAAGTAAAACTAGCCGTTATGATCAAATTAATCCTACTCCCCGCCATCgtgtactctctctctctctctcaaacctaGATTCCCTCATATACTCTATTAGACACAATCACTTTAGCAGAACCCATTTCACTATCTTAAAACTAATCTCTCCTCATTATCATCTTTCCTTTCCTTATACCTCCATAGATCCAGAGTAGATATAGAAGTACTACGAAACAGAGAAAGGAGAAGAGAAAGACGATTAAACTAAAAAATTCTTCTCTCCTTTCTAGTTATTTTCTGCattcttgcttcttctttttttctttgattctttattttttatcaacacaAACAGATTTAGAGAAATGAGTAATTGGTGCCAATTCTTGgattcaaagaagaaaaaaccaagGACACTACACCACAAAAAGAATTTTTCTCCTCTCGAGTTCCAAAATAAGTTCTCcatttttaatttcttcttgtttctgcTAGCTTTTACCTCTCAAATTGTTTTGCCTCAGGCATGGGACGAGGTGATTGTAACTCTAGCAGATTATCAAGCACTTCGAGCCATCAAGCAGGAACTGGTCGACTTTGAAGGAGTATTGCGCAGTTGGAATGACAGTGGATATGGAGCTTGCTCAGGTGGGTGGGCTGGAATCAAGTGTGTCAAGGGACAGGTTATAGCAATCCAGCTTCCTTGGAAGGGACTTGGAGGCAGAATCTCTGAGAAGATTGGTCAGCTTCAAGCTCTTCGAAAGCTTAGTCTCCACGACAATGTGTTAGCTGGTGCTGTTCCATGGTCTCTTGGGTTCCTCCCCAGTCTTAGAGGAGTTTACCTCTTCAACAATCGGCTCTCGGGCTCTATCCCTCCTTCAATTGGTAACTGTCGTAAACTTCTGGCTCTTGATTTGAGCAACAATTCACTTAGTGGTATAATACCTTCCAGTGTGGCCAACTCTACCAGGTTATACAGGCTCAATCTGAGCTTCAATTCCTTTCTGGGTCCAATTCCTGGTAGTCTCACTCGGTTACCTTCTCTGACCATCTTTGATCTCCAACACAACAATCTTTCTGGTGCTATCCCTGATTCTTGGGGTACAACGGGAAACTACTCTTACCTACTTCAGGTCTTGACCCTTGATCATAATCTGTTGTCTGGACCAATTCCTTCTTCTCTTAGCAAGTTAGGTTtccttcaaaagctttctcTGTGTCATAACCAGGTTTCTGGGACCATACCAAGTGAACTCGGCAGGCTCTTTGAGCTCCAGAATCTTGATTTATCAGACAACGCCATCAATGGTAGTATTCCTGCTAGTTTTGCCAACCTCTCCTCGCTTGTCTCGTTGAATTTAGAGGGCAATAAGCTTGAAAATCAGATCCCTGATGCCATAGACAGATTACAGAACCTGTCAGTACTTAACCTGAAAGGTAATCGATTGGAAGGTAATATTCCCCCAGCAATTGGGAACATCTCTGGCATCAACATACTAGATTTATCTCAGAATGATTTCACTGGAGAGATTCCCGTTTCATTCGGCCTCCTAGCAAACCTTACCGCCTTTAATGTTTCTTACAACAACCTGTCTGGGGTTGTTCCATCTGTCCTCTCCAAAAAGTTCAATGCAAGTTCTTTTGTTGGAAATCTACAGCTTTGTGGGTACAGCACTTCAACCCCATGTCCTTCTCCGCATCCTCTCATTCTTCCACCAGCACCTGCAGAGGCACCAAAACATCATCACCGCAAACTCAGTACCAAGGACATCATCCTAATAGCAGCCGGTGTCCTCCTTGCCCTTCTACTTTTATTTTGCTGCATTTTGATATGCTGTTTAATGAGGAAAAGGTCTTCCTCCAAAGGAAAGAATGGTAAAGCAGACAATGCAGGGAAGACTCAGAAAGGTGTTCCCGTATCGCGAGCTGAAGAAGAAGCAGGTGGCCAAATGGGTGGAAAACTAGTCCACTTCGATGGACCATTTATTTTTACAGCTGACGATCTACTATGCGCAACTGCGGAGATAATGGGAAAAAGTACTTATGGGACAGCATACAAGGCAACATTGGAGGATGGCAATCAAGTTGCAGTTAAGAGATTGAGGGAGAAAACAACAAAAGGCCAGCGCGAGTTTGAAGCCGAGGCTGCTGCACTTGGA
The window above is part of the Tripterygium wilfordii isolate XIE 37 chromosome 3, ASM1340144v1, whole genome shotgun sequence genome. Proteins encoded here:
- the LOC119995010 gene encoding macrophage migration inhibitory factor homolog isoform X2 — its product is MPCLNLSTNVNLDGVDTSSILSEATSTVAKIIGKPEAYVMVVLKGSVPMSFGGSVEPAAYGELVSIGGLTPDVNKKLSAAIALILETKLSVPKSRYFLKFYDTKGSNFGWNGSTF
- the LOC119995010 gene encoding macrophage migration inhibitory factor homolog isoform X1, with the translated sequence MPCLNLSTNVNLDGVDTSSILSEATSTVAKIIGKPEAYVMVVLKGSVPMSFGGSVEPAAYGELVSIGGLTPDVNKKLSAAIALILETKLSVPKSRYFLKFYDTKAHQSQEHAQCLHALHQH
- the LOC119995009 gene encoding PRA1 family protein B4-like; translation: MSAPSPPVLPISNNPPTTGTTTVPVAAVTTTTSTQSQPPIQTPAFRAYISKLYESIRSGFSQRRPWSELLDRSAFSKPESVGDASLRIRKNYSYFRVNYLAVVTVILAFSLLSHPFSLLLLLGLLSSWVFLYLLRPSDQPLNLLGRTFSNRETLGILILLSVFVIFLTSVGSVLISAFMVGVALVCAHGSFRVPEDMFLDEQEPAATGFLSFLGGAASNAVTAAAPAVAAARV
- the LOC119995470 gene encoding probably inactive leucine-rich repeat receptor-like protein kinase IMK2, with protein sequence MSNWCQFLDSKKKKPRTLHHKKNFSPLEFQNKFSIFNFFLFLLAFTSQIVLPQAWDEVIVTLADYQALRAIKQELVDFEGVLRSWNDSGYGACSGGWAGIKCVKGQVIAIQLPWKGLGGRISEKIGQLQALRKLSLHDNVLAGAVPWSLGFLPSLRGVYLFNNRLSGSIPPSIGNCRKLLALDLSNNSLSGIIPSSVANSTRLYRLNLSFNSFLGPIPGSLTRLPSLTIFDLQHNNLSGAIPDSWGTTGNYSYLLQVLTLDHNLLSGPIPSSLSKLGFLQKLSLCHNQVSGTIPSELGRLFELQNLDLSDNAINGSIPASFANLSSLVSLNLEGNKLENQIPDAIDRLQNLSVLNLKGNRLEGNIPPAIGNISGINILDLSQNDFTGEIPVSFGLLANLTAFNVSYNNLSGVVPSVLSKKFNASSFVGNLQLCGYSTSTPCPSPHPLILPPAPAEAPKHHHRKLSTKDIILIAAGVLLALLLLFCCILICCLMRKRSSSKGKNGKADNAGKTQKGVPVSRAEEEAGGQMGGKLVHFDGPFIFTADDLLCATAEIMGKSTYGTAYKATLEDGNQVAVKRLREKTTKGQREFEAEAAALGKIRHPNLLALRAYYLGPKGEKLLVFDYMPKGSLASFLHARGPETTIDWPTRMKSAMGVARGLIHLHSQEKMVHGNLTSSNILLDEQNNPHIADFGLSKLMTSAANINVVATAGTLGYRAPELSKLKDANTKTDVYSLGVIILELLTGKSPGEATNGMDLPQWVASIVKEEWTNEVFDLELIRDTPNIGDELLNTLKLALHCVDPSPAARPEVQQILQQLEEIKPDLAASSSDDRAPVQSASDE